Proteins encoded together in one Deinococcus irradiatisoli window:
- a CDS encoding ATPase, T2SS/T4P/T4SS family, protein MTLSIGDRRLGAILLEQGYVNDADLQRALDRHLEVGGRLADILIDGGLVGEKRIARALEEAFGLPLVDLTALTPDPQAIASIPASAAVQAQGVPFALENGSLRVAFVDALNNVALETMEDESGYIIEPYQALREQVNWAIASFYPELGLPIPTLGGETQGVSLLGQRLVARGFVSEAQIMNALEQQRHSGVSLGTVLLGMKLITEEQLYETLAEQGGAQYVRDTREYRPGEEVLGLLLRADALRLAAVPVSQEGGVVSIITGDLRRREDIEALIGREVRLLLARPSDVDNLIERAYPQKGRLGEAMVQQGTLSRAQLREALQVQARQGKVKPLGEVIVELGFAASDEIDAALVKQNAGGGRLEDTLVQSGKLSPEMLARSLAAQLGYEFVDPVTSPPDTKVALMIPEATARRYTVVPMRLQGESLVIAMKDPRNVFALDDLKLITGREILPAVMAEKDIIRLIERYFGDKDMAKLNEELAKTSRQKEKEQETVDLSSLDDNAVVRVVDGLIREAALQDASDIHIEPTEHSVRVRYRIDGSLREHMELPRGAAQSMLARIKIMGNLDISERRVPQDGRVRFKKGSIDLDLRLSTLPTVYGEKAVMRLLQKASNIPEVEQLGFSEHNFGRFLDVIEKPNGIFLVTGPTGSGKSFTSFSTLKRIARPDKNTTTIEDPIEYEIPGIIQSQVNTTAGLTFARALRAFLRQDPDIIFVGEIRDTETAKIATEAALTGHLVLATLHTNDAPGAITRLDEMGVEPFNISASVIGVLAQRLVRRVCTECKRPTNADPEVLRRLGIGERELRGANLQRGAGCPRCGGTGYKGRMGIHELMVVDDPIRRAIGQRQTAAEIREIAVEQSHMKTLRQDGIEKALVGTTTLEEVLAVTSS, encoded by the coding sequence GTGACACTTTCGATTGGAGACCGCCGCCTCGGCGCCATCTTGCTGGAGCAGGGCTACGTCAACGACGCCGACCTGCAGCGTGCCCTCGACCGCCACCTGGAAGTGGGCGGCCGCCTGGCCGACATCCTGATCGACGGCGGTCTGGTGGGCGAGAAGCGCATCGCCCGCGCCCTGGAAGAAGCCTTCGGCCTGCCGCTGGTCGACCTCACCGCCCTGACGCCCGATCCGCAGGCCATCGCCAGCATTCCGGCCTCGGCGGCGGTACAGGCCCAGGGCGTGCCGTTCGCGCTGGAAAACGGCAGCCTGCGGGTGGCCTTCGTGGACGCCCTCAACAACGTGGCGCTCGAAACCATGGAAGACGAGAGCGGCTACATCATCGAGCCGTACCAGGCGCTGCGCGAGCAGGTGAACTGGGCCATCGCCAGCTTCTACCCGGAACTCGGCCTGCCGATTCCCACGCTGGGCGGCGAAACGCAGGGGGTCTCGCTGCTGGGCCAGCGCCTGGTGGCGCGCGGTTTCGTCAGCGAGGCGCAGATCATGAACGCGCTGGAGCAGCAGCGCCACAGCGGAGTCTCGCTCGGCACGGTGCTGCTGGGCATGAAGCTGATCACCGAAGAGCAGCTCTACGAGACGCTGGCCGAGCAGGGCGGCGCCCAGTACGTGCGCGATACCCGCGAGTACCGCCCCGGCGAGGAAGTGCTGGGGTTGCTGCTGCGCGCCGACGCGCTGCGCCTGGCGGCGGTGCCGGTGAGCCAGGAAGGCGGCGTGGTCAGCATCATCACCGGCGACCTGCGCCGGCGCGAGGACATCGAGGCGCTGATCGGCCGCGAGGTCCGGCTGCTGCTGGCGCGGCCCAGCGACGTGGACAACCTGATCGAGCGCGCTTACCCGCAAAAGGGTCGGCTGGGCGAGGCGATGGTGCAGCAGGGCACCCTGTCGCGCGCCCAGCTGCGCGAAGCCCTGCAGGTGCAGGCCCGCCAGGGCAAGGTCAAGCCGCTGGGCGAGGTGATCGTCGAGTTGGGCTTTGCCGCCAGCGACGAGATCGACGCCGCGCTGGTCAAGCAGAATGCCGGCGGCGGGCGCCTGGAAGACACCCTGGTGCAGTCCGGCAAGCTCAGCCCCGAGATGCTGGCGCGCTCGCTGGCCGCGCAGCTCGGTTACGAATTCGTCGATCCGGTGACCTCGCCGCCCGACACCAAGGTGGCCCTAATGATTCCCGAGGCCACCGCCCGGCGCTACACCGTGGTGCCGATGAGGTTGCAGGGCGAGTCGCTGGTCATCGCCATGAAAGACCCGCGCAACGTGTTTGCGCTCGACGACCTCAAGCTGATCACCGGGCGCGAGATCCTGCCGGCGGTGATGGCCGAAAAAGACATCATCCGCCTGATCGAGCGCTACTTCGGCGACAAGGACATGGCCAAGCTCAACGAGGAGCTCGCCAAGACCAGCCGCCAGAAGGAAAAAGAGCAGGAAACGGTCGACCTCTCCTCGCTCGACGACAACGCGGTGGTGCGGGTGGTGGACGGCCTGATCCGCGAGGCCGCCCTGCAGGACGCCTCGGACATTCACATCGAGCCCACCGAGCACAGCGTGCGGGTGCGCTACCGCATCGACGGTTCGCTGCGCGAGCACATGGAACTGCCCAGGGGCGCGGCCCAGAGCATGCTGGCGCGCATCAAGATCATGGGCAACCTCGACATCTCCGAGCGCCGCGTGCCGCAGGACGGCCGGGTGCGGTTCAAGAAAGGCAGCATCGACCTCGACCTGCGCCTCTCGACCCTGCCCACCGTCTACGGCGAGAAGGCCGTGATGCGTCTGTTGCAAAAAGCCTCCAACATTCCCGAAGTCGAGCAGCTGGGCTTTTCCGAGCACAACTTCGGGCGCTTTCTGGACGTGATCGAAAAGCCCAACGGCATCTTCCTGGTCACCGGCCCCACCGGTTCGGGCAAGTCGTTTACCAGTTTCTCGACTTTGAAGCGCATCGCCCGGCCCGACAAGAACACCACCACCATCGAAGACCCTATCGAATACGAGATTCCGGGCATCATTCAGTCGCAGGTCAACACCACCGCCGGGCTGACCTTCGCCCGGGCGCTGCGGGCCTTTTTGCGCCAGGACCCCGACATCATCTTCGTCGGCGAGATTCGCGACACCGAGACCGCCAAGATCGCCACCGAGGCGGCCCTCACCGGCCACCTGGTGCTGGCGACCCTGCACACCAACGACGCGCCCGGCGCGATCACCCGCCTCGACGAGATGGGCGTGGAGCCGTTCAACATCTCGGCCTCGGTGATCGGGGTGCTGGCGCAGCGCCTGGTGCGCCGGGTGTGCACCGAGTGCAAGCGCCCCACCAACGCCGACCCCGAGGTGCTGCGGCGCCTGGGCATCGGCGAGCGCGAACTGCGCGGCGCGAACCTGCAGCGCGGCGCCGGTTGCCCGCGCTGCGGCGGCACCGGCTACAAGGGCCGCATGGGCATTCACGAACTGATGGTGGTGGACGACCCGATTCGCCGCGCCATCGGGCAGCGCCAGACCGCCGCCGAGATCCGCGAGATCGCCGTGGAGCAGAGCCACATGAAAACGCTGCGCCAGGATGGCATCGAAAAAGCCCTGGTCGGCACCACCACCCTCGAAGAAGTACTGGCCGTGACCAGCAGCTGA
- a CDS encoding YqeG family HAD IIIA-type phosphatase: MTLPDSPLIVPDLTPLPRPGRGLLRPRELLENIELITPDFLARRGLRGLLLDLDNTLIPYGSYEDRAEVIAWAAELRRAEVQLYLLSNATAKRARFWLDKLDFAGVGMAAKPLQRSYTRALAEMKLRPPQVGMVGDQLFTDVLGGNIAGLYTIMVHPIINNSLPHTHLARRLERLVLKRYGHDWYGKDRRARENNK, translated from the coding sequence ATGACCCTGCCGGATTCGCCCTTGATCGTGCCGGACCTGACGCCGCTGCCGCGTCCGGGCCGGGGCCTTTTGCGCCCGCGCGAACTGCTCGAAAACATCGAACTCATTACCCCGGATTTCCTGGCGCGGCGCGGCCTGCGCGGGTTACTCCTCGACCTCGACAACACCCTGATTCCCTACGGCAGCTACGAGGACCGCGCCGAGGTGATCGCCTGGGCCGCCGAGCTGCGCCGCGCCGAAGTGCAGCTGTACCTGCTGAGCAACGCCACCGCCAAGCGCGCCCGCTTCTGGCTCGACAAACTCGATTTCGCCGGGGTGGGCATGGCCGCCAAGCCGCTGCAGCGCTCCTACACCCGCGCCCTGGCCGAGATGAAGCTGCGCCCGCCGCAGGTCGGGATGGTCGGTGACCAGCTGTTTACCGACGTCCTGGGCGGCAACATTGCCGGCCTCTACACCATCATGGTGCATCCGATCATCAACAATTCGCTGCCCCATACCCACCTGGCCCGCCGGCTGGAGCGCCTGGTCCTCAAGCGCTACGGCCACGATTGGTACGGCAAAGACCGCCGAGCAAGGGAGAACAACAAGTGA
- the pgeF gene encoding peptidoglycan editing factor PgeF, whose product MLHAPHLPAPHGFTTRFGGVSGGVYAAPGGGGLNLDDRAIGGVQDGPAQVAENRRRALAALGFAPDQLSLLSQVHGVDVVVARPGEIQTADAQVSDRPGVALGILTADCYPLLLCDAEAGVVGAAHAGWKGTLGRVAERTVNAMQRLGARPERIRAAVGPGISAERYAVGPEVPGQFEAAGLGSHLRSGQPDLVHLDLATANRQVLEEAGVPGGQIWLSGRCTFGADFYSHRRDAGRTGRMLALIGVRA is encoded by the coding sequence ATGCTCCATGCTCCGCACCTCCCCGCGCCGCACGGCTTTACCACCCGCTTCGGCGGCGTGTCGGGCGGCGTCTACGCGGCCCCGGGCGGCGGAGGACTCAACCTCGACGACCGCGCCATCGGCGGCGTGCAGGACGGTCCGGCGCAGGTCGCCGAGAACCGCCGACGCGCCCTGGCGGCGCTGGGTTTCGCGCCGGATCAGCTCTCGCTGCTCTCGCAGGTTCACGGCGTGGATGTGGTGGTGGCCCGCCCCGGCGAAATACAAACCGCCGACGCCCAGGTGAGTGACCGGCCCGGCGTGGCGCTGGGCATCCTCACCGCCGACTGCTACCCGCTGCTGCTTTGCGACGCCGAGGCCGGCGTGGTCGGCGCGGCGCACGCCGGCTGGAAAGGCACCCTGGGCCGGGTGGCCGAGCGGACGGTAAACGCCATGCAGCGTCTGGGCGCCCGTCCGGAACGCATTCGTGCGGCGGTGGGCCCCGGCATCAGCGCCGAGCGGTACGCCGTCGGCCCCGAGGTGCCCGGTCAGTTCGAAGCGGCCGGGCTGGGGAGCCACCTCCGCAGCGGGCAGCCCGACCTCGTTCACCTCGATCTGGCCACTGCCAACCGGCAGGTCCTGGAAGAAGCCGGGGTGCCGGGAGGGCAGATCTGGCTCTCGGGGCGCTGCACTTTCGGGGCCGACTTCTACTCGCACCGCCGCGACGCCGGGCGCACCGGACGGATGCTGGCGCTGATCGGGGTGAGGGCATGA
- the trmH gene encoding tRNA (guanosine(18)-2'-O)-methyltransferase TrmH — MTPERYEKIQRVLTRRQPDLSVLMDEVNKPHNFSAILRTCDAVGVLRAYAVPPQRSREGAGALPTFNATSGSAEKWVQVETRPDALSAARELQARGVQVLATHLSQRSVDYREPDYTRPTCLLLGAEKWGVSDAAAEIADVNIVIPMFGMVQSLNVSVAAATILFEAQRQRLAAGMYDRPQLSAAEMQALTFEWGYPNLAPLYRERGEAYPALDERGQLLS, encoded by the coding sequence ATGACGCCCGAACGCTACGAAAAAATTCAGCGGGTCCTGACCCGCCGCCAGCCTGACCTCAGCGTGCTGATGGACGAGGTCAACAAGCCGCACAACTTCAGCGCCATTCTGCGGACCTGCGACGCGGTGGGGGTGCTGCGCGCCTACGCCGTGCCGCCGCAGCGCAGCCGCGAGGGGGCCGGCGCCCTGCCCACCTTCAACGCCACTTCCGGCAGCGCCGAGAAATGGGTGCAGGTGGAAACCCGGCCCGACGCCCTGAGCGCCGCGCGCGAGTTGCAGGCGCGCGGCGTGCAGGTGCTCGCCACCCACCTCTCGCAGCGCAGCGTGGACTACCGCGAGCCGGACTACACCCGCCCCACCTGCCTGCTGCTGGGGGCCGAGAAGTGGGGCGTGTCGGACGCGGCGGCCGAGATCGCCGACGTCAACATCGTCATTCCGATGTTCGGCATGGTGCAAAGCCTCAACGTCTCGGTGGCCGCCGCGACCATTCTGTTCGAGGCGCAGCGCCAGCGGCTGGCGGCGGGCATGTACGACCGGCCGCAGCTCAGCGCCGCCGAGATGCAGGCCCTGACCTTCGAGTGGGGCTACCCCAACCTCGCCCCGCTGTACCGTGAGCGCGGTGAAGCCTACCCGGCGCTGGACGAACGCGGGCAACTGCTCAGCTAA
- a CDS encoding TerD family protein translates to MPVSLTKGGNVSLSKEAPGLKKINVGLGWDTRRTDGADFDLDAMVFLVNDSGKVRNDQDFVFFNNKSSSDGSVVHSGDNRTGAGEGDDEVINVDLEKVPADVQKIVVAVVIYEGQSRGQNFGMVEKAYARVLNADGGAEIARYDLTEDGGTVTAMIFGEVYRNGGEWKFKAIGQGFNDGFQALVRSYGVNA, encoded by the coding sequence ATGCCCGTATCGCTCACCAAAGGCGGCAACGTCTCACTCAGCAAAGAAGCGCCCGGTCTCAAGAAAATCAATGTGGGCCTGGGCTGGGACACCCGCCGCACCGACGGCGCGGACTTCGACCTCGACGCCATGGTCTTTCTGGTGAACGACAGCGGCAAGGTTCGCAACGACCAGGACTTCGTGTTCTTCAACAACAAATCCTCCTCGGACGGCTCGGTCGTTCACTCGGGAGACAACCGCACCGGCGCCGGCGAGGGCGACGACGAAGTCATCAACGTGGACCTCGAGAAAGTGCCGGCCGACGTGCAGAAGATCGTGGTGGCGGTGGTGATCTACGAGGGCCAGAGCCGGGGCCAGAACTTCGGTATGGTCGAAAAAGCCTACGCCCGGGTGCTCAACGCCGACGGCGGCGCCGAGATCGCCCGCTACGACCTGACCGAAGACGGCGGCACCGTCACCGCCATGATTTTCGGCGAGGTCTACCGCAACGGCGGCGAGTGGAAATTCAAGGCCATCGGTCAGGGTTTCAACGACGGCTTCCAGGCCCTGGTCCGCAGCTACGGCGTCAACGCTTAA
- a CDS encoding TerD family protein — translation MNLATGQRVPLASLQLQSDLEFRLQVSGAARDYAAVCFVLGADSRLTGPDPAISAGQPRGAGGSVTWQSGGFLVNLDHLPAGAERLAFAVVPENGDLRGVQRGELSIAAPGGQPAASWTFAGADFSQERAIIAAELYRHQGAWRLMINGQGFADGLSGLVRHFGGSQLPELRPAAPPPPTPSAAPQPGGLNLSRPASPSAAAGPAPASRPISLTKITLDKPGQSARISLQKAGTQRVHVNLNWDVKPSAAPAPGGGFLSKLLGSVSGAGKAADLDLGCMYELASGEKGVIQALGGNFGVSGGPPFIKLDQDDRSGASAQGENLYIERPDLIRKVLIFAFIYEGAGNFSDVNGRLSFNDPQGNEVKMQLSNPAALPFCAVALVQAHGGELVITKEERYFSGHRDCDQAFGFGFSWKAGRK, via the coding sequence ATGAACCTCGCCACCGGCCAGCGCGTTCCGCTCGCCAGCCTTCAACTTCAAAGCGACCTCGAATTCCGCCTGCAGGTTTCGGGCGCGGCCCGCGACTACGCCGCCGTGTGCTTCGTGCTCGGCGCCGACAGCCGCCTGACCGGCCCGGACCCGGCCATCTCGGCCGGGCAGCCCCGCGGCGCGGGCGGCAGCGTGACCTGGCAATCGGGCGGCTTTCTGGTGAACCTCGACCACCTGCCCGCCGGAGCCGAGCGCCTGGCCTTCGCGGTGGTGCCGGAAAACGGCGACCTGCGCGGGGTGCAGCGCGGCGAGCTGAGCATCGCGGCGCCGGGCGGCCAGCCGGCGGCCAGCTGGACCTTTGCCGGCGCCGACTTCAGCCAGGAGCGGGCCATCATCGCCGCCGAACTCTACCGCCACCAGGGGGCCTGGCGGCTGATGATCAACGGCCAGGGCTTTGCCGACGGCCTCAGCGGGCTGGTGCGGCATTTCGGCGGCTCGCAGCTGCCGGAGTTGCGGCCCGCCGCTCCGCCGCCACCAACCCCGTCCGCTGCGCCCCAACCGGGCGGCCTCAACCTCTCGCGGCCCGCTTCCCCCTCAGCGGCGGCTGGCCCCGCGCCTGCCAGCCGACCCATCTCGCTGACGAAGATCACCCTCGACAAACCCGGCCAGAGCGCCCGCATCAGCCTTCAGAAAGCCGGTACGCAGCGCGTTCACGTCAACCTCAACTGGGACGTCAAACCCAGCGCGGCCCCGGCGCCCGGCGGCGGGTTTTTGAGCAAACTGCTCGGCAGCGTCTCAGGCGCGGGCAAGGCCGCCGACCTCGATCTGGGCTGCATGTACGAACTCGCCAGCGGCGAGAAGGGTGTGATTCAGGCGCTGGGCGGCAACTTCGGCGTCTCGGGCGGGCCGCCGTTCATCAAGCTCGATCAAGACGACCGCTCCGGGGCCTCGGCGCAGGGCGAGAACCTGTACATCGAGCGGCCGGACCTGATCCGCAAGGTGCTGATCTTCGCCTTCATCTACGAGGGGGCCGGCAACTTCAGCGACGTGAACGGCCGCCTGAGCTTCAACGATCCGCAGGGCAACGAGGTCAAGATGCAGCTCTCCAACCCGGCGGCCCTGCCGTTTTGCGCGGTGGCGCTGGTGCAGGCGCACGGCGGCGAGCTGGTCATCACCAAGGAGGAGCGCTACTTCTCCGGCCACCGCGATTGCGATCAGGCCTTCGGCTTCGGCTTCAGCTGGAAGGCTGGGCGAAAATGA
- a CDS encoding VWA domain-containing protein, with protein MTQLQAGEKRKFSDLGLSTPLSVTVEHGLDGLDISAFGLTAERKMAGDDYIAFYNNLRTPQGEITAQLGPQRATFTVDLAKLPAHIERVMFTATHDAVPVASAPQLLVTLGGVSFDARPALKSEKAAMLLELYKHAGEWRVGAVGQGFNGGLGDLIVYFGGEVEAPGAPSAPASTPAAPPPPPSTPPVSLKKQNQVRLDKQIAEKAPQLISLVKQAEVSLKKRGLDEHTARVALVLDISASMSPLYRQGVVQRVAEKTLALASRFDDDGRMDVFLFGLQAHDAGEIGIEGIAGAVDQLIRRHPLEGGTMYARAMKEVRKHYFGAAAPRRTALSQPTPVYVIFITDGETFDQKDSEAQMKEVSLEPIFWKFVGVGKEKFTFLQKLDDLKNRFIDNADFVQVENIDTVPDGQLYELLLQEYDSYLANAKRQGLLS; from the coding sequence ATGACACAGCTGCAAGCCGGTGAAAAACGCAAATTTTCCGATCTGGGCCTGTCCACGCCGCTGAGCGTGACGGTCGAGCACGGTCTGGACGGCCTGGACATCAGCGCTTTCGGCCTCACCGCCGAGCGCAAGATGGCCGGCGACGACTACATCGCCTTCTACAACAACCTGCGCACCCCGCAGGGCGAGATCACCGCCCAGCTCGGCCCCCAGCGGGCGACGTTCACGGTGGACCTCGCCAAACTGCCCGCACACATCGAGCGGGTGATGTTCACGGCCACCCACGACGCCGTGCCGGTGGCGAGCGCGCCGCAGCTGCTCGTGACATTGGGCGGGGTCAGCTTCGACGCCCGCCCGGCCCTGAAAAGCGAGAAGGCCGCCATGCTGCTCGAACTCTACAAGCACGCCGGCGAGTGGCGTGTCGGCGCGGTGGGGCAGGGCTTCAACGGCGGGCTGGGCGATTTGATCGTGTATTTCGGCGGCGAGGTGGAAGCGCCCGGTGCGCCCAGTGCGCCGGCCAGCACCCCGGCCGCGCCGCCCCCGCCCCCCAGTACCCCGCCGGTCAGCCTCAAAAAGCAGAACCAGGTGCGGCTCGACAAGCAGATCGCCGAGAAGGCCCCGCAGCTCATCAGCCTGGTCAAGCAGGCCGAGGTCAGCCTCAAGAAGCGCGGCCTGGACGAACACACCGCCCGGGTGGCGCTGGTCCTCGACATCTCGGCCAGCATGAGTCCCCTCTACCGCCAGGGCGTGGTGCAGCGGGTGGCCGAGAAGACCCTGGCCCTGGCCAGCCGCTTCGACGACGACGGAAGAATGGACGTGTTCCTGTTCGGACTTCAAGCGCACGACGCCGGGGAAATCGGCATCGAGGGCATCGCCGGAGCGGTGGACCAGCTGATTCGGCGCCACCCGCTGGAAGGCGGCACCATGTACGCCCGCGCCATGAAAGAAGTCCGCAAGCACTACTTCGGTGCGGCCGCGCCGCGCCGGACGGCCCTCTCCCAGCCCACGCCGGTGTACGTCATCTTCATCACCGACGGCGAGACCTTCGATCAGAAGGACTCTGAGGCGCAGATGAAGGAAGTCAGCCTGGAGCCGATTTTCTGGAAGTTCGTGGGGGTGGGCAAGGAGAAGTTCACCTTCCTGCAAAAGCTCGACGATCTCAAGAACCGTTTCATCGACAACGCCGATTTCGTGCAGGTCGAGAACATTGACACGGTGCCGGACGGGCAGCTCTACGAACTGCTGCTCCAGGAATACGACAGCTATCTGGCGAACGCCAAACGGCAGGGCCTGCTGAGCTGA
- a CDS encoding TerD family protein, producing the protein MPITLAKGGNLSLSKQDPNLTRAVLGLGWDVRSTDGQDFDLDASAFLLTSSGKVRSDADFIFYNQMKSVDGSVEHTGDNRTGAGEGDDEQIKIDLSKVPADVQTVSFTVTIHDAEARRQSFGQVRNAFIRLVNEQTQNEIVRFDLGEDFSTETAVIFAEVYRNAGEWKFRAVGQGFAGGLGALARNYGISI; encoded by the coding sequence ATGCCCATTACCCTCGCCAAAGGCGGCAACCTGTCCCTGAGCAAGCAAGACCCCAACCTCACCCGCGCGGTGCTGGGCCTGGGCTGGGACGTACGCAGCACTGACGGCCAGGACTTCGACCTCGACGCCAGCGCCTTTTTGCTCACCAGCAGCGGCAAGGTGCGCTCGGACGCCGATTTCATCTTCTACAACCAGATGAAAAGCGTCGACGGCTCGGTGGAGCACACCGGCGACAACCGCACCGGGGCCGGCGAAGGCGACGACGAGCAGATCAAGATCGACCTCTCCAAGGTGCCGGCCGACGTGCAGACCGTGTCGTTCACCGTGACCATCCACGACGCCGAGGCCCGGCGTCAGAGCTTCGGGCAGGTGCGCAACGCCTTTATCCGGCTGGTCAACGAGCAGACCCAGAACGAGATCGTGCGCTTCGACCTCGGCGAGGACTTCTCGACCGAGACCGCCGTGATCTTCGCCGAGGTCTACCGCAACGCGGGCGAGTGGAAGTTCCGCGCGGTGGGCCAGGGCTTTGCCGGCGGCCTGGGCGCGCTGGCCCGCAACTACGGCATCTCGATCTGA
- a CDS encoding DUF475 domain-containing protein, protein MGDTIRREFSFAVGLSVLAMALAAWYGYHTGGWARALNDLVIVLVLGIMEISLSFDNAVVNASVLKNMSAKWQQRFLVWGILIAVVGMRLVFPLAIVALSSGLGFFEVGSLALNSPEEYARHLEESSVTISAFGGMFLLMVALNYFIDTEKDEHWLLPESRLAGLAKLEAVQLIIAMVALLGITFTLVPLEQRLTALAAGIVGLLIYMGVNALGGLFNADNVAQKAGAAGFAAFMYLEVLDASFSLDGVIGAFAITKEIVIISAGLAIGAVFVRSLTLFLVHQGTLAQYRYLEHGAHYGILALAIIMLYSMSGHHVPEVITGLIGVAFIVASVLSSMVANRREGAAG, encoded by the coding sequence ATGGGTGACACCATCAGAAGGGAATTCAGTTTCGCGGTCGGACTTTCGGTCCTCGCCATGGCGCTGGCGGCGTGGTACGGCTACCACACCGGCGGCTGGGCGCGGGCGCTCAACGATCTGGTGATCGTGCTGGTGCTGGGCATCATGGAAATTTCACTGAGCTTCGACAACGCGGTGGTCAACGCCTCGGTCCTGAAGAACATGTCGGCCAAGTGGCAGCAGCGCTTTCTGGTGTGGGGCATCCTGATCGCCGTCGTCGGCATGCGGCTGGTCTTTCCGCTGGCGATCGTGGCGCTGAGTTCGGGGCTGGGCTTTTTCGAGGTGGGCAGTCTGGCCCTCAACAGTCCCGAGGAGTACGCCCGGCACCTCGAGGAATCCAGCGTGACCATCAGCGCCTTCGGCGGGATGTTTCTGTTGATGGTGGCGCTGAACTACTTCATCGACACCGAGAAAGACGAGCACTGGCTATTGCCGGAAAGCCGGCTGGCGGGCCTCGCCAAGCTCGAAGCGGTGCAGCTCATCATCGCCATGGTCGCCCTGCTGGGCATCACCTTCACGCTGGTGCCGCTCGAGCAGCGCCTCACCGCGCTGGCGGCCGGCATCGTGGGCCTGCTGATCTATATGGGCGTCAACGCGCTGGGCGGCCTCTTCAACGCCGACAACGTGGCGCAGAAGGCCGGCGCAGCGGGCTTCGCCGCCTTCATGTACCTAGAAGTCCTCGACGCCAGCTTCTCGCTCGACGGCGTGATCGGGGCCTTCGCCATCACCAAGGAGATCGTGATCATCTCGGCGGGCCTGGCGATCGGCGCGGTGTTCGTGCGCTCGCTGACCTTGTTCCTGGTGCACCAGGGCACGCTGGCGCAGTACCGCTACCTCGAACACGGCGCGCACTACGGCATTCTGGCGCTGGCGATCATCATGCTCTACAGCATGAGCGGGCACCACGTCCCCGAAGTCATCACCGGGCTGATCGGGGTGGCCTTCATCGTGGCCTCGGTGTTGTCGAGCATGGTCGCCAACCGGCGCGAAGGGGCCGCCGGCTAA
- a CDS encoding ATP-grasp domain-containing protein, giving the protein MPASPPTVWFTRNISPTLHRIRQAARSGRYRVIASHVSQDAGYLGAAHTWLLEPRPVEPPAYLAYVLETVREFGVDALVAGRHLPLLAGARSALAEAGCRLIVPSRDPDSYELCEDKARFYQLFSGRIPMPDTRLVGSWEALEGAARELAGQYGSSCIKPARGIYGLGFRILTEDDDLKRFLGGDQLHLSYATAERLFKGRDLPGMLVMQTLPGTEYSVDALARGGELLTCVIRQKLGGLGNLQTAVDSPPLRAWTALLARELQMDGLFNAQFKEDAAGVPRLLEVNARASGGLPISTALSGLELGLLELDAHFGEVLGDLTFTPGKRVSEALEVIEVLALPQLTSSGSGAG; this is encoded by the coding sequence ATGCCCGCCTCCCCTCCGACCGTTTGGTTTACCCGCAACATCAGCCCCACCCTGCACCGTATCCGGCAGGCGGCGCGCTCCGGGCGCTACCGGGTGATCGCCAGCCACGTCTCGCAAGACGCCGGCTACCTCGGCGCGGCGCACACCTGGCTGCTCGAACCGCGCCCGGTGGAGCCGCCGGCTTACCTGGCGTACGTGCTGGAAACGGTGCGCGAGTTCGGCGTGGACGCGCTGGTGGCCGGGCGCCATCTGCCGCTGCTGGCCGGCGCCCGATCTGCACTGGCCGAGGCGGGCTGCCGCCTGATCGTGCCCAGCCGCGACCCGGACAGCTACGAGCTGTGCGAGGACAAGGCCCGCTTCTATCAGCTGTTTTCCGGCCGGATTCCCATGCCCGACACCCGCCTCGTCGGCAGCTGGGAAGCGCTGGAAGGTGCGGCGCGGGAGCTGGCCGGGCAGTATGGTTCGAGCTGCATCAAACCCGCGCGCGGCATCTACGGCCTGGGTTTCCGGATCCTCACCGAGGACGACGACCTCAAGCGCTTTCTGGGCGGCGATCAGCTGCACCTGAGTTACGCCACCGCCGAGCGGCTTTTCAAAGGCCGTGACCTGCCCGGCATGCTGGTGATGCAGACGCTGCCCGGCACCGAGTACAGCGTGGACGCCCTGGCCAGGGGCGGCGAGCTGCTCACCTGCGTGATCCGGCAAAAACTCGGCGGCCTGGGCAACCTGCAAACGGCGGTGGATTCGCCGCCGCTGCGCGCCTGGACCGCCTTGCTGGCCCGGGAACTGCAGATGGACGGTTTGTTCAACGCGCAGTTCAAGGAAGACGCCGCCGGCGTGCCCCGGCTGCTGGAAGTCAACGCCCGCGCCAGCGGCGGCCTTCCGATCAGCACCGCGCTCAGCGGCCTCGAGTTGGGCCTGCTGGAACTCGACGCCCACTTCGGCGAGGTGCTGGGCGACCTGACCTTTACGCCGGGCAAGCGCGTCAGCGAGGCACTGGAGGTGATCGAGGTGCTTGCGCTACCGCAGCTCACTTCCTCGGGGAGCGGCGCAGGCTAA